In Hippocampus zosterae strain Florida chromosome 21, ASM2543408v3, whole genome shotgun sequence, the genomic window ACCTGCTGAGGCATCATTGGGTGCACCGGCGGAGGCAGGAGGGGAAGTGCAAGCAGTGCGGCAAGGTGGCTGGCAAAACGGCGACGCCTTCCCGTCTCGGTGGCGTGAGCGCCACCTCTCGCTTTTCTTTAGCGCCACAtctcgctttttttctttttccgcaGAGCTTTCAGCAGAAGTTTTTCCACAGTAAAGAAATCGTCGCCATCAGCTGTTCCTGGTGCAAGCAGGCGGTAAGTGGGCGTCCCCTCGCCCGTGACAAACTGCCACAAAATCCGCCGTGGCACTCGACTAACGGATTTTTGTGCGCGTCGGGCGTCCGTCGCAGTTCCACAACAAGGTGACGTGCTTCATGCTGCGGCAGATCGAGGAGCCGTGCTCGCTGGGGGCGCACGCCGCCGTCATCGTGCCCCCGTCGTGGATCATCAAAGTCAGGAAACCGCAGGCACGCGCATcccgccgtcgtcgtcgccggCGCTGCGCGCGCTGCGCTGGCGACGCCGCCGCTAACCGCCGCGCTCCCCCCCCCGCAGAACTCGCTCAAGAACTCGGCCAGGAGGAAAAAGCGCACGTCTTTCAAGCGGCGGGCGAGCAAGAAGGGCGCTGACGTAAGTGACCAAAAGGGATTTAATGGCGCCTCCTGTCAATCTGAAGcgtcatttgccccccccccccgaccccgcctGGTCTTTCCTCAGGAGTCCAAATGGCGACCGTTCATGCTAAAGCCGCTGCCGTCGCCGCTCATGAAGCCCATCCTGGTCTTGGTCAACCCCAAGAGCGGCGGCAACCAGGTCGGCCTCCCCCCAAAAGCCACAATTCTTTTTGCATGAGCatccacgccccccccctccccaaccccaaagtcaatcaatcaatgtgcCCCGAGTCGATCCCCGGCCATCCGCTTCCTGTCCGCAGGGCGCCAAGCTGCTCCAGATGTTCATGTGGATCTTGAACCCGCGGCAAGTCTTTGACCTGTCGCAAGGCGGCCTGAGAGAGGCGTGAGTGTCTCTCCACGTGACttcctcaacccccccccaaccccccaccctcgTCAACATGGCGTATCTTCCCCTCCTTTTCTTTTCCCGCGCTCAGGTTGGATCTGTATCGGAAAGTGCCAAACTTGAGGATCCTGGCGTGCGGCGGAGACGGCACGGTAAACGTTGCGGGACGTTTTATGCTCGCAAGGGACTTTTTTTTAGATTCTTGCAGCtcacagtgtgtgcgtgtgcgaagGTGGGCTGGATCCTGTCCACGCTGGACGAGCTTCAGATGACCCCCCAGCCTCCGGTGGCCGTCCTTCCTCTGGGAACAGGAAACGACCTCGCCAGGACGCTCAACTGGGGCGGGGTGAGTTGCCAAGCCAGTTTCACGCTTCGTTTCGCGTgctttatacaaaaaaaataataataatgaaaaaatcatcataaagaaagaaagaaatcaaatgtTTGCAGGGCTACACGGACGAACCCGTGTCCAAGGTCCTGGGCCACGTGGAGGACGGCTCGGTGGTGCAGCTGGACAGGTGGAACCTGCAGGTGGagagcggcggcgccggcgagcGGTCGCCCGAGGACGCCGCGCAGAAGGTAAACCGGGGCCAAAGTGAGATTTTGGCCCCCGTGGCGCGTCGCTGACGTGCGCCTGTGGCGTCCTCAGCTGCCCCTCAACGTCTTCAACAACTACTTCAGCCTGGGCTTCGACGCTCATGTCACGCTGGAGTTCCACGAGTCCAGAGGTGAGACCAGCGAAAATCCCTTTTGCCCACGCCCActttgctcctcctcctccttgtggCTCGATTTTGAATCACACCTCCActattttgtctcttttttttttttctcatgcagaGGCCAACCCCGAAAAGTTCAACAGTCGCTTCCGCAACAAGATGTTCTATGCGGGAGTGAGTTGCGCttttggcaccccccccccgttaAGTCAGGAGGCAACCGGGCGCTACAACGACTCCTCCTGGAGGGATTCAATTCTACTTCTctcttccgtgtgtgtgtgtgtgtgtgtgtgcgtgcacgtgccAGGCCGCCTTCTCCGATTTCCTCCAGAGAAGCTCGAGGGACTTGTCCAAGCATGTCCGAGTGGTGGTGAGTGTGAACACGCCGTCGCCGGATGGCTTTTTGGAATTCCGCTTGTAATTGCCCGTTGCTGCCACAAGAGGGCACATCCAACGCTTGAATAGTGAATTTAACGGGATAAAAAGCAGctgctttgggtttttttttttagttttcattcaatgttcttattttagattttttttttcatggctgcAACAGATTTGTGGCACTTGAGTTCATTTTCGTGGGGAAAATCCATTTCATTGAGAAGTTAATTGCTTGCTGATGGAATGAATTCAAGCAGCCAGCCAACattagtgttgtttttgtttggttttgtttgcagTGCGACGGCACCGACTTGACTCCGAAGATCCAGGATTTGAAATTCCAGTGCATCGTCTTCCTCAACATTCCCAGGTGGGTTCAATTGGCCTGCCGGCGGCCATCCGGCCCGAGCGCTAATCGCGCCGGGGGCCGGTGGCTGCCACGCAGGTACTGCGCGGGGACCGTGCCGTGGGGCAACACCGGCGACCACCGCGACTTTGAGCCGCAGCGCCACGACGACGGCTGCATCGAGGTCATCGGCTTCACCATGGCCTCGCTGGTATTTGCGTACTTTCCACTTGGTCttggagctttaaaaaaaatttttttttgactgctgtCTCTCCCCGTGCCACCAGGCGGCGCTGCAGGTGGGCGGGCACGGCGAGAGGCTGCACCAGTGCCGAGAGGTGGTCCTCACCACGTTCAAGACGGTGCCCGTTCaggttggactttttttttttgcagcggtgTGACTCGGAGTGCGTTTCCCGCTCGGCTGACattcgtcccccccccctccctccaaggTGGACGGCGAGCCGTGCCGACTGGCGCCGTCCACGCTGCGCATCTCGCTGCGCAACCAAGCCAACATGGTCCAGAAGAGCAAGCGGCGAACTTCGGTGCCCCTGCTCAACGAGTGAGTCGCACGTGCACCAAGCGAGGCGGTGGCGCGCGTGGCGACTAacaccaccccgcccccccccatccccccccccctaccctgcACCCACATTCTTCATGTCATCGTGAGCCCgcgcgcatgtgcgtgtgtgtgtgtgcactgcaaATACTCAAACGGAACAAGATGAAATATCTGAAAAGTGACGGCAATGACCAACAGACACCAGTAGATGGCGACGATCCAAATCATGTCCCTTCctttttccctcttttttcccctctaaggGCAGTTTTTGCAGTGTTTgacttgtgcgtgcgtgtcggcGTGACTAACGGCAACGATCTCTAACTGTGCTGCAGCAACTTTTTGTCGGCGCGCCTCGATTGACCTCCTCTCTCCGTCCTCTTTctgctcctctctctctttctgtgttCTTTCCCTCCTCCGCAACGTGTCATCATCATTTCACtccttcttttcttctcctccctcGCCGCACCTCCCCCGtttgtttctctctttctctttctctcctgtGTGTGCTTGCGCGTGTGGCGCTAGTATTCAGAAGGTGTGTGCAGCTGATCTgcgccgcctctctgccccccccGACTCCTTCTCTGTGTAAGTACCTCACCCGCTGTCTACGTACTGCCACCGTgtgcgtgggtgcgtgcgtgtgtgtgtgcacgcgcatgaGCAAATCAACGGGAGTGATTTGGTGATTGATTGCGTCTGCGTCTGTGTCGGCCATCTTGTGGTCACGTTCAGCTGGGGGAGGAAGCGTATCAGGAGTGTTTGCTGCATTTGCGTCTCCGTTTCCCCCTAAAAGCGTCTCCATTGCCTTTTCGGAGAGCAGCAAGTTGCTCGCTTctaatgtgcccccccccctccgcccccccccccaatggatTATTAACAAGCAGCACCCCTGCTCCACCCTTTTGGCTTGCATACGTGACGTGGCGGGTGTTGGGATTGGGAGATTGAGCCTGCGCGTGCGCTTCTCGCAGCCCCCACGCCGTCCCCGAGCGACTTCGGCTGCGGGTCAACCGCATCTGCCTGCACGAGTACGACCGGCTGCAGTACGACAAAGAACGGCTCCGCGACATCTGTAAGTGTCGACGGCCAGCCGGATCCGAGTTGCAAGGTTTTTGTTGTcgggggggtggagggttgTTTTTTGTATCCAAGAAAGAAGCCATCTTTGAGGAAACGTGGGTTTCAATGCACGTCTTTGGGTTGCAGCGGTCCCGGTGGGCATCGTGGTGGTGAGGGGCGACTGCGACTTGGAGACGTGCAGACTCTACATTGACAGACTGCAAGAGGTGAGACccttgcccccccacccacctcgcCCTCACCCTCATCCTGACGCCGCTTGCATTCGCCACCTTCCCAAATTTGCTCTGCGCTCGCCAGGACTTGCACCAGGCGCCCCCTCTTGGCCACAGAGTGCACTACCAGGTACACTGGACTCCCTTCTCGTCACTTTGTTGATTTTCGGAACTCGGGTTTGTCCGAAAAGGCCGACTCAAGTGCGGATCGCTGAAAAATCCGTCATCGGGCCGTAAGAAAGCATTTGTGCTCGGTTACTTTGAGTGAGCAAGTCTTTGGACCTCCGTTTCTTGCCAGCAGTTTTTCGTTGTGTGCAGGATGAAAGCCGGGGGATGCTCAGGACCACCTCGGCCGGCAGACTCTCTTCCAGCTGGAGCTTCTTGGATTGTGAGTACAAAGTGCAAAGAAAAACACGCTCTCGAGCGTTCGCAGGGAtgattttgtgtgagtgtgtgtgtgtgtgtatttttctccCGCAGCCACATCAGCCGATCGCTTCTATCGCATCGACAAAGCTCAGGTACAAAGATCAAAGCGCCGATGCAAGTCAAACTTTTGCTTCGGCCTTCCAACGTTTCAATCGGCCTTTCATCTGTAGGAGCACCTTCACTTTGTCACGGAAATTTGCCAGGAGGAGGTGTTCATCCTGGACCACGAGGCGCCGGCGGCCGGGATGCCCGACCTGGTGGTGGAGCCCAACGTTGGGTGCGTGCCGATGACCTTCCTGCACGACTCGCGTGATTGACCGGCAGCCCTAATCTGAAATCTCTCCCCTGTGTGTCGCGCGTATGTTTCTAGTGCGCCTTTGACTCCCGAGGAACAAGGTAGGCGCAAAACCCGCATCTCGGACGCCGTGCCTCCGCAAatttgactttgtttgtttgatccACAGCGCTGTTGACGGCCGCTGGCTCGGGCGATCTCTCCATGGTATGAAATGTGTCCTCaaacgtggggggggggcggggggtgggggggttccttCTTGTTGTTATTTGTCACGCGGCATTGAGTTGCCGCCGGTGTGCCCCACGCGCAGCTGTCGGAGTGCGTTCATCACGGCGTCAGCCTGCTGGTGCGAGACACGGCCGGTTGCTCGGCGCTGCATAAAGCCTCGCAGAAAGGCCACGCCGAGCTGGTCGTCTTCATCCTCCAGCGGGGTAGGCGCCGCCTCAACTTCACATTTCACCCACGCCCCTTTGAAACATTCCCGCCAGGTTGTTTTGTCACGGCGCCTTCACTTCATTCGGACTTCTGGGTCGCCATAATGGATGAGTGTTGAGTGGTTGCAGCGCCCCCTGCTGCTGTGGCATGCAGTGCTgtacatgatctttttttttttttctccttctcagGATCCAAAGTGCTTCTTGACCTGCCAGACAGAGAAAAGTAGGTTGAGTGGAAGCATTGCGGCCACGTCATGCTCCTCGAATTTGAGTTCATGTGGCACCCGCGTGCGTTTGCGCAGGGGGGACACTGCCCTGCACaaagccgccttggagaagcagCACGCCGTGTGTCGGCTGCTGGTGGAGGCCGGCGCCTCGCTTCAGAAAACCAACTTTCAGGTACACGCACATCCGCAGTTTCGGCTCTCCTATTGGGAGGGGGTGGAggcggtgagggtggggggggggctaaaaccGCTCCTAGTGAGGCACTGGTATGCGTGCCGCCCACAGGGGAAGACGCCAGCGGAGCAAGCGGCGGGCGACTTGGAGCTGACCTCCTACCTGAGCAGCCAAAAAACACCATCGACCCCCCATGAGGACTTGGAGACGGCAGTGTGACGCacgggcacattttttttttccacacgcgGGCGGCGGCGAAGGGCCACGTCCGAAAGCGAACACTCGCAGCTCAGACGCCAAGCAGTTAGACGGGTGGCGTACGGCCCGCCTATTTATTTGCTATATATTTATTGAGATTTGTATTTATTCCGGCCGGACGCTCGGTTGCCATGGTCGCAGTGGAGCCGCATCTCATGGCGAGTTTCCCAGCTGAACCGAGTGCAAAAAGTCGGCGCATTGAAGTGTTTGCACCCATCCGAGCCTTTGTGCCAAAGAGCGGGAGAGACGTTTGAGTGCGATTTCTTTGAGCGATATGCACATGACGATGGCTGCTGCGTGACCGTGCTTGAACCTGCGACTTCGTCTCATCGAAAAGAAACTTTATATTCCATTTATTGTCACTAGCGTTGGTTCTGCATGGCCTTTTCTGACCTCAGCATTGATTACTTTCCAGTATTGGCAGACACATGCGTTATTATGATTATGCTTATTGTTTCAACTCTTAAATTATTTTTCCGAGTGTTTAAATGCCTGGTTTTCGTCCAGGGGTTGTTTTTGTATCGCCGCTGAAGAGGACTTGCTGTGTTTTATTTGGAAAGAGGAGCTTTCTGTTGCATGTTTCCACTCTTTCCACGGTCACAATTATCCACACTTATTTCTGTTTTCTGGTTCCGGGATTCAAAATGTTCACAGACCATCAAcactttacattttaaataaaagatACGCTGATCTTTGCTGATTGTTGCATCTTGTGTCATGTGGGAAGTTGAAAGAAAGAACGATGACTACTTCCGGGTCACCGAAAAGAGCCGATTCCCATCACTACATATGATTCATTTGCAATTCCGTTCCAGTGAGGACAGACAGGTGGATCCACGTCATCACGCTCCGTGACGTAGCACGCACGGCACTTTGGGAGTATCGCGTCACCGAAAGCGGAAGTGAGCGGCAGAAAATAGCGAGGCGATTGGAAGGCGTCTCGCTTGGACTTGTTTGAAGGCTTGACAAAAAAGGTCCCCGTGTTCTGTGAGTAATTCGTTTCATTTTAACCATTGAATGGAGCATTTAGTTCGTTATTTATTAACACTGCATTTATTTATAAGAACTGCTGACGTCTTGTGATTGCGCACGTACTTGTCAAAACTTTTCCAACGAGTTGCCTTCTGAATGAACGTTTCATACCTAAACCTCATCTATATTTTTAAGCATTATTTTGTAACCCCATTCTAACGTCTTGACGATAAAAATGATCTTGTCTCAAAGTGAAATGTTTCTTGCTGATTGAATGGGTTGCCTGTCGTTTAGGTTCAACTAAATTCTTAATTGTATCGCAGACGATTGCATATTTTCCCATCCACTCGGAAAACTTTCAGTTCGTTGATTTGTTTTGTCGCTTGATTGGTGTCGTATATGTTATTTGGTGGTTTCGGTGAAGTCACAAGACGTGAGTTTTATGACCGCGAGTCGTGTTATTGCCTCTCTCGCCACAAGAGGGAGACAACGCACAAAAGAAATTCACTCTGGAGGTGAATGGATTGCGAAATCCATGTTCACTTGTTGTATCCTCTGAATCTTTTCTTTCTTGTGTGCCAAAGCTACTTTTGCGTTCCTTTGCAGCAAAGCAGCATGGCAAACGCACGCGTCGAAATTCACGACCCCTTCGGCAACCACGATGACCTCAGCGCGCCGAGCTCAGACGCAGAGGGCCTCCAAAACACGCTGGAGTTTCGCCTCCTGATGGCGTACACCAAGAAGAGACAGCGGCTGCGGCAAAAGAGGAGCCAAGTTGTCGTCAAGGACCAAGGTCCCCTTCCGGACCGGAGCGAAGAAGAAACCACGCCGAAAAAGACCAAGATAAAGTTCAAAATGATGTCACGCATTTTGGCATGCGTCAAGCCAAAGACAGTAAAATGCCCGAAAGAGTCGGAGGCTGAAAACATTGTTGTCGAAGAAGGTTTTCGAAGCGGTAAGGAAGCAACCGTCCTAATTTGAGATGTGCACGGACAAatcattgacaaaggaaatacGTGATTGAGCATTTATTGGATTGTGCGTGTACAAAGTTTCTCCAGTGGAGTCGAACGAGTCGGAGGAGATGGACGAGGTGGCCAGCAGGCTGACCGAGATTGCCGACGAGATCCCCTTCGCACCCCCGGAACTGGAGACCGATTCGCCGGATGATGGTGAGCGGGGCTTGGCAACGATGGttccttgtgttctctgtttcCAAAAAGAAAACTCAATCAGAACAGTGAGTGGGTTGGCATCAATCGATGCGTGTTTTGTCACCAGAAGAGGACGCCAACGTGGAGAAGCTGCTTGGTCTCCTGCTGAGGGAGTGTGGAGACAATTTTGATGAGATGGTGACAAAAGTGAGTCTCCATCTTGAAAATCTCCTTTCCCACTCTGCAGCGTTTTCATCCGCGTTCACACCCCGCAGGAGTTGAAGGAAGCTTTAAGGTCCACGCTGCTTTTCTGGAACTACGGCTTCTTTGAGAGGTTGATGAAGACGTTGCTCAAGAGGATGGGGCTCTTCAATGCTGACCCCGACGCGCCGGGACCGCAGACGTCGCCCAAGACTCAAATGGCAGTCGCGTGCGAGGTAAAAACTTGCTCTCGCTCGCTGAAATTACCCGTGGCAAGCGTGAATCCCAAAACAAATCAGGATTCGCTGTTATGGAAGTTTACTCAGAAAAATTTGTCGCTGTCACAGGTGACGAGTCGTCTATCTGCCGCCAACACGCTGCCCGTGAACCGCCTGCTGGGCTACGGCGCCACCTACCTTCAGAATCACTTTTCCTCCTGGGCCAAGCAGCAAGGCGGTTACGTAAGTCACACTTGGCTTCTTCGGCACTTCTGATAAATCTTGATAAAATTGCTTCATTTGCAGGAGGCGGCGttcgacgacgatgatgatgatgacgacgacgacgacgtccAATGATGGCTGCAATCTGTGCCTGTGCTGCCGGATTTTGCGCCGTTAGCGGTGCCTCAATGTTtcgatggatattttttttccccagtgctTCTTGTCTTCTTTGGATGGGAACTTTGCACGGCTTGACGTGGCATCTCACAGCCCCAACTCGGGAGAAGTTTGCGATTACATTTCAGGATAAATCCGAAGTGCACAAAAGCTTTCTGATGTGTGGTCTATGTTTTGGGATCTGATGAGAAACGCAATTTAGTCTGTGTGGTGACTTTTGCCTAAAATGGAATTATCTATTTTCAAAGGTACGCATGTTGATTTACTAACTTGTCAGGACAAATGTACACTGAGCAATGaaaaacatcattaaaaaatacaccGATGAAGCTGTCCGGActgatttgtttgtgtttaaagTGACAATGTGATTTTGTATTTCAGGATGAACGCTGCAGCGTGTCATTTGAAGACTTGCAAAACAGCACCCTCGTGTGGTCACAAGAATTACGGCAGCATCGTGCGGCAGCAGGCAACTTTTTGCCTAAATGCTCCAAATGAGACACTTAAGAGTGGGCATGAAAGATGCCGAATTGTAAACTGAAGTTCCACCAATGAAGTTATTTATTCATCCAATTCCCAAACGTTGGCGCGTGCCTTCAATTGAAAGGATTGTCTTGAAGTGAGCATTTTTTCAAGCGCCCGCCGTGTTGCGGCCGCCTGTGAAATGAGATCCAACTCGTTCTGAGCCGCGCCGACTCCCTCAACCTGCTCGCCGACCAGGAAACCCAGACGCGTGCTTCACGATTCCTGCGTCCGCCCGCGACCATGAAGGTGATCCACCACGGGGCTCGCAAGAACGTCCCGGGGGCCGACCTCCTTCGGCTGCCCGGACTTGACGCTCACCGAACGGCGCCGGCACCGAGCGACTCTCCGGAGGAAAcgtcgtcgtcgccgccgccaccgGGCGCCAGGCTGCGCTTGTCAAAGGCCAACAAGGGCGCGATGGTCAAAGTGGTCCGGCGGCACCTGTCCCCTCAGACTCCCCGTCTGGAGAGTCTGGAGGCGGCTTGGAGCGGCCGAGTCCCGCGCAGCCCGGAGCTGAGGGGCGGCGAGCGGGAGGAAGGTCACGCCGGGCGGCCTCCCCGCAGCCGGAAGAAAGGATTCAAACCCCCCGACGTCAGGACCATCTTCACCCCCGGGGAAAGGGATCCCCGAGTGAAGGAGGAGTCCGGGGAGGGCCACAGCTTCGGAGCCGGCGGGGAGGGCACCTGGTGCGACGTGTGCTGCAAATACATCTTCCAGAAGGGGCTCACCTGTGCAGGTCAGTCATGAAACGTAccgagaaacaaacaaacaaaacaaaaccaaaaatcgGGGCGTTTTCCTCACAACCTTCAGCTCTTTAAACAGAGCAATACTCCTCTTGAAGTCAAATTGTACCTTTTAATTCTTATATTCACCTTTGGCGAAAGgtcaatgaatattttttgaaaGCTCATTAACTATGAGGCCAAaaagttggggttttttttgtatagaatGAAATtcttaaaaaatgaattacaaTATTGAATAACTATTTCAGGCTCACGGCAAAGATGGATGTTCGTTAAACTATGCAGTCAAtaggcaaaataaaaaatgaaatctcAACTTGTTCCTCGCCCAAAATGATTTTGaccaagctggaaaaaaaaaaaaactagagcgCAAGGGTTAAATGTCAATGATTTTTCTTTGAACTATAAATGTCAGACTTAACGACATAACCACAGCAGGATGACGTCTTTCTTTCCACTCTTGCGTCACCGAATTCCCCCAAAGATGACGGCGCCACCCGGAATGCCGTCGGCATGCGGGCCGACCGGCTCCAGTCCAAAAGGAAAGCCGGCCTGACCAAAAATTCCTCAAACCCGactcgagtttgtttacatacCGTGACCTTTTACTGCCTTAAAAAAAGTGACTCTTGGTTCTGTGCCCGAGTTGCTCACTTATTAACAAACGGTCGCGGTGATTGTgaaattttccagattttttgaACCTGTCCctttactttgtttgttttttgtgctcaggctgTAGCAAGAAGCGTTGCACAATTTTCTAGCATTGGGGCCAAGAGACTATGCCAAAGTCAATTGAGAAGTTTCagttacccaaaaaaaaaacatgcaacttttgttttgatgccatcttgtggcatcttccTGCCATTGAACTATGTTCAAGTGAGTTGAGAAGcctcatttggacaaaaagaaTGCTGTGGAGCTATATCTTTGCATCCTTGTACCTAGGGATGATGTGCAAGTGAGTTGAATAGGTTCAAATTGGACTAAAATAATTTCAAGTTCCTCGTTGTGGGATTGAGTCGCGTCGAGGTTCCCGAGGTCCACTCGTACGTAGAATTTTGAGTGCGGGTGAGAAACCTTCCCACAAAATGCGCATGTGGGTGTGCGGGTGTGTATTTTGTGGAGCCCAAGTGTCACAATGGCTGAACAAACAAGGGGAAGCAGCTGACCCTCACAAACGGGGATCGGCATGTGAGTGTGtattggggggtgggtggggggggggcggtgccgCTGCCGACTGTGAGAGACACGCACACCCGCACTGGGACCATGGACGGTTGCTCCGAGCTGACGCGGCGTCGCAGAGGAGCCTCCATCAGGGCGGCATGATGGGCTTTGTTAAAAACTTTGGGAGGACTCTCCGGAGAATATCGGGCTTTTTCTTGCACTTTCCCGCCACCATGAGGCGCTCGGGACGACTGGAGGTCAGTTCGCTGTGGCGCAACTCTGGTGAGTTTCCATCTTTATGGAGCCCCTCAACCGACATGCATGgtagacttcctgtgtcttttggaGCATGGCTTCGGGAGATTTTCGGCTTCTTGAGTCTTTCTTTTGGGTCTTATTTGCGGTAGACGTACCTCCCCCAAATTCTGGTTACTAAGTGAAACTGACTCTTGACTTTTGTAGCAGAATTTCAGGCAGCAACGATCCCCAAAAGAGGTTTTGCTTCATACCAAGGTGGCAGACTGACCCTGGTTTTTGGCTATGGCGGCTTAAGACTTCTTTTGGTGGTTCCACTTGCGATGGACACCTCTGCCAAATTTCTTGTTGCTCAGGTGAAACGGCTTCGGGGGCTACATTTTCAAGACTTTTTGCTCCGATTTGAGCGGAAATTGCTTAGATTTTGCTGGAGTTTTGGCCGGTTGAAGTGCTGACGGCCGGCGACCTTTCAACCCCTCCGTGTGCTCCAAGAGCtccccaaatgaaaatgatggCACGTTGCAGAGAAGGGGGGGTCGCTTCCGCTCGGACGAAAGCTGCGCTCTTTGGTGTGTGAAATCCGACGGACGCCCGCCAGTCATAACAGGAGACGTCAGTCGGCCAGGCCACAGAAAGCATGACTCAGCGCTCCCCTCGCAAACTGCCCACTCGGCAAAACTGCACAGCGGGCCCCGCGCACGCACCCACTGACAGTGGCGGCCGGACCCATCACGCAGAAAGACGGTTGGGAACGAGCGAGCGAGCGGGCGAGCGACCTCCGGGACGTGATTGATTGGTGGAGGCGGGCAATGGGTGGCGCCTTGTGCAGTCTGCGGAGGGACGACAGGTGCCAAAAGCAGGTAGGGAGTGTGGCCGCCCAATCTGCACGCGCTAGCCCATCTGCCAAAGGGCTACCTGCACACGTGGCGGCCACTTGCCGAAAAAAGTTGGGGGCCCAC contains:
- the dgki gene encoding diacylglycerol kinase iota isoform X9 encodes the protein MNRQAATEDAAPAAPDGRLASLGADGGESESGAGSEDTSAGCCSDTFSSLPDIEQESLEDKLRGLAFRKQTSYRKAISRSGLQHLGPPQGAPPAASNGPGKEPRTCLDWTENAVNGEHLWMETSCSGELCYLGEDACLVKAAKSAPRRKCAACKIVVHAGCMEPLEKINFRCKPTFREAASRCPRDQNLLRHHWVHRRRQEGKCKQCGKSFQQKFFHSKEIVAISCSWCKQAFHNKVTCFMLRQIEEPCSLGAHAAVIVPPSWIIKVRKPQNSLKNSARRKKRTSFKRRASKKGADVSDQKGFNGASCQSEASFAPPPRPRLVFPQESKWRPFMLKPLPSPLMKPILVLVNPKSGGNQGAKLLQMFMWILNPRQVFDLSQGGLREALDLYRKVPNLRILACGGDGTVGWILSTLDELQMTPQPPVAVLPLGTGNDLARTLNWGGGYTDEPVSKVLGHVEDGSVVQLDRWNLQVESGGAGERSPEDAAQKLPLNVFNNYFSLGFDAHVTLEFHESREANPEKFNSRFRNKMFYAGAAFSDFLQRSSRDLSKHVRVVCDGTDLTPKIQDLKFQCIVFLNIPRYCAGTVPWGNTGDHRDFEPQRHDDGCIEVIGFTMASLAALQVGGHGERLHQCREVVLTTFKTVPVQVDGEPCRLAPSTLRISLRNQANMVQKSKRRTSVPLLNDPHAVPERLRLRVNRICLHEYDRLQYDKERLRDISVPVGIVVVRGDCDLETCRLYIDRLQEDLHQAPPLGHRVHYQDESRGMLRTTSAGRLSSSWSFLDSTSADRFYRIDKAQEHLHFVTEICQEEVFILDHEAPAAGMPDLVVEPNVGAPLTPEEQALLTAAGSGDLSMDPKCFLTCQTEKRGTLPCTKPPWRSSTPCVGCWWRPAPRFRKPTFSEALVCVPPTGEDASGASGGRLGADLLPEQPKNTIDPP
- the dgki gene encoding diacylglycerol kinase iota isoform X5 — protein: MNRQAATEDAAPAAPDGRLASLGADGGESESGAGSEDTSAGCCSDTFSSLPDIEQESLEDKLRGLAFRKQTSYRKAISRSGLQHLGPPQGAPPAASNGPGKEPRTCLDWTENAVNGEHLWMETSCSGELCYLGEDACLVKAAKSAPRRKCAACKIVVHAGCMEPLEKINFRCKPTFREAASRCPRDQNLLRHHWVHRRRQEGKCKQCGKSFQQKFFHSKEIVAISCSWCKQAIEEPCSLGAHAAVIVPPSWIIKVRKPQNSLKNSARRKKRTSFKRRASKKGADESKWRPFMLKPLPSPLMKPILVLVNPKSGGNQGAKLLQMFMWILNPRQVFDLSQGGLREALDLYRKVPNLRILACGGDGTVGWILSTLDELQMTPQPPVAVLPLGTGNDLARTLNWGGGYTDEPVSKVLGHVEDGSVVQLDRWNLQVESGGAGERSPEDAAQKLPLNVFNNYFSLGFDAHVTLEFHESREANPEKFNSRFRNKMFYAGAAFSDFLQRSSRDLSKHVRVVCDGTDLTPKIQDLKFQCIVFLNIPRYCAGTVPWGNTGDHRDFEPQRHDDGCIEVIGFTMASLAALQVGGHGERLHQCREVVLTTFKTVPVQVDGEPCRLAPSTLRISLRNQANMVQKSKRRTSVPLLNDIQKVCAADLRRLSAPPDSFSVPHAVPERLRLRVNRICLHEYDRLQYDKERLRDISVPVGIVVVRGDCDLETCRLYIDRLQEDLHQAPPLGHRVHYQDESRGMLRTTSAGRLSSSWSFLDSTSADRFYRIDKAQEHLHFVTEICQEEVFILDHEAPAAGMPDLVVEPNVGAPLTPEEQALLTAAGSGDLSMLSECVHHGVSLLVRDTAGCSALHKASQKGHAELVVFILQRGSKVLLDLPDREKGDTALHKAALEKQHAVCRLLVEAGASLQKTNFQGKTPAEQAAGDLELTSYLSSQKTPSTPHEDLETAV
- the dgki gene encoding diacylglycerol kinase iota isoform X8, with the protein product MNRQAATEDAAPAAPDGRLASLGADGGESESGAGSEDTSAGCCSDTFSSLPDIEQESLEDKLRGLAFRKQTSYRKAISRSGLQHLGPPQGAPPAASNGPGKEPRTCLDWTENAVNGEHLWMETSCSGELCYLGEDACLVKAAKSAPRRKCAACKIVVHAGCMEPLEKINFRCKPTFREAASRCPRDQNLLRHHWVHRRRQEGKCKQCGKSFQQKFFHSKEIVAISCSWCKQAFHNKVTCFMLRQIEEPCSLGAHAAVIVPPSWIIKVRKPQNSLKNSARRKKRTSFKRRASKKGADVSDQKGFNGASCQSEASFAPPPRPRLVFPQESKWRPFMLKPLPSPLMKPILVLVNPKSGGNQGAKLLQMFMWILNPRQVFDLSQGGLREALDLYRKVPNLRILACGGDGTVGWILSTLDELQMTPQPPVAVLPLGTGNDLARTLNWGGGYTDEPVSKVLGHVEDGSVVQLDRWNLQVESGGAGERSPEDAAQKLPLNVFNNYFSLGFDAHVTLEFHESREANPEKFNSRFRNKMFYAGAAFSDFLQRSSRDLSKHVRVVCDGTDLTPKIQDLKFQCIVFLNIPRYCAGTVPWGNTGDHRDFEPQRHDDGCIEVIGFTMASLAALQVGGHGERLHQCREVVLTTFKTVPVQVDGEPCRLAPSTLRISLRNQANMVQKSKRRTSVPLLNDPHAVPERLRLRVNRICLHEYDRLQYDKERLRDISVPVGIVVVRGDCDLETCRLYIDRLQEDLHQAPPLGHRVHYQDESRGMLRTTSAGRLSSSWSFLDSTSADRFYRIDKAQEHLHFVTEICQEEVFILDHEAPAAGMPDLVVEPNVGAPLTPEEQALLTAAGSGDLSMLSECVHHGVSLLVRDTAGCSALHKASQKGHAELVVFILQRGSKVLLDLPDREKGDTALHKAALEKQHAVCRLLVEAGASLQKTNFQ